A window of the Natronomonas salina genome harbors these coding sequences:
- the rocF gene encoding arginase, whose protein sequence is MELRAIGAPMDLGADRRGVDMGPSALRYAGLSDAVRSVGVSYDDAGDLPVPRPEGRDPNVERPAEGSAKYLRETRWVCRRVESAVADAIEDGAVPLVLGGDHSIAIGSVNGASAADDVGVLWLDAHGDFNTPATSPSGNVHGMPVAAFLGRGVFGDMSWATADVDEENVAMVGLRSIDGEERTALRNSDVTAYTMSDVDTRGLVPVVEEAIEAALDGVDTLHVSLDMDFLDPDEAPGVGTPVRGGVSYREAHAAMELVAETGALGSMEVVEVNPILDSHNRTADLAVELVSSCLGKRIL, encoded by the coding sequence ATGGAACTGCGAGCGATCGGCGCGCCGATGGACCTCGGCGCGGACCGGCGGGGCGTCGACATGGGTCCCTCCGCGCTGCGGTACGCGGGCCTCTCCGACGCGGTCCGCTCGGTCGGCGTGTCCTACGACGACGCCGGCGACCTGCCGGTCCCCCGGCCGGAGGGCCGCGACCCGAACGTCGAGCGGCCGGCCGAGGGCAGCGCGAAGTACCTCCGGGAGACCCGGTGGGTCTGCCGCCGCGTCGAGAGCGCGGTCGCGGACGCCATCGAGGACGGCGCGGTCCCGCTCGTGCTGGGCGGGGACCACTCCATCGCCATCGGGAGCGTCAACGGCGCCAGCGCCGCCGACGACGTCGGGGTGCTGTGGCTGGACGCCCACGGCGACTTCAACACGCCGGCGACGTCGCCGAGCGGCAACGTCCACGGGATGCCCGTCGCGGCGTTCCTCGGCCGCGGGGTCTTCGGGGACATGAGCTGGGCGACGGCGGACGTCGACGAGGAGAACGTCGCCATGGTCGGGCTGCGGTCCATCGACGGCGAGGAGCGGACGGCACTCCGGAACAGCGACGTGACGGCGTACACGATGAGCGACGTCGACACGAGGGGGCTCGTCCCGGTCGTCGAGGAGGCCATCGAGGCCGCCCTCGATGGGGTCGACACGCTGCACGTCAGCCTCGACATGGACTTCCTCGACCCCGACGAGGCGCCGGGCGTCGGGACGCCGGTCCGCGGCGGCGTCAGCTACCGTGAGGCCCACGCGGCCATGGAACTCGTCGCGGAGACGGGCGCCCTCGGGTCGATGGAGGTCGTCGAGGTCAACCCCATCCTCGACTCCCACAACCGGACCGCCGACCTCGCGGTGGAACTCGTCTCGAGCTGTCTCGGCAAGCGCATCCTCTGA
- a CDS encoding HTH domain-containing protein codes for MSSIELTPSQKTILQELINLYRESESAVKGEDIAEKVDRNPGTIRNQMQSLKALQLVEGVPGPKGGYKPTATAYDALKIQEMDQAADVPFQHNGDLIEGANVQEIDLTSVHHPELCRAEIKLQGSIADFSEGDDISVGPTPLSKLLIRGALEGKDDTTNSLILTIDEMRAPAGDEDPLH; via the coding sequence ATGTCATCGATAGAGCTCACTCCCAGTCAGAAGACGATTCTGCAGGAGCTCATCAACCTCTACCGGGAGTCCGAGAGCGCAGTGAAGGGCGAGGACATCGCCGAGAAGGTCGACCGCAACCCGGGGACCATCCGCAACCAGATGCAGAGCCTCAAGGCCCTGCAGCTGGTCGAGGGCGTACCCGGGCCGAAGGGCGGCTACAAACCGACCGCGACGGCGTACGACGCACTGAAGATCCAGGAGATGGACCAGGCCGCCGACGTCCCCTTCCAGCACAACGGCGACCTGATCGAGGGCGCCAACGTCCAGGAGATCGACCTCACGAGCGTCCACCACCCGGAGCTGTGCCGGGCCGAGATCAAGCTCCAGGGCTCCATCGCCGACTTCAGCGAGGGCGACGACATCAGCGTCGGCCCGACGCCGCTCTCGAAGCTCCTCATCCGGGGGGCCCTCGAGGGGAAGGACGACACCACCAACAGCCTCATCCTCACCATCGACGAGATGCGGGCGCCGGCCGGCGACGAAGACCCGCTCCACTGA